A section of the Alkalihalobacillus sp. LMS39 genome encodes:
- a CDS encoding 3-oxoacid CoA-transferase subunit B, whose product MANSVRVKIAKRAEREIQDGFYVNLGIGMPTMVANYISDNKYVVLQSENGLLGIGPYPTKEEVDPDLINAGKETVTAIKGASYFNNAESFAMIRGGHIDLAILGGMEVSEQGNLANWMIPGKMIKGMGGAMDLVHGAKRIVIIMEHVNKKGDSKILKECSLPLTGQNVVNRIITDRAVIDVTSNGLKLMEVAQGFQIEDIIQATEAPLQIDDNVKLEAF is encoded by the coding sequence ATGGCCAATAGCGTAAGAGTAAAAATAGCGAAACGAGCGGAACGAGAAATTCAAGATGGGTTTTATGTGAATTTAGGAATCGGTATGCCTACGATGGTAGCGAATTATATTTCGGACAATAAATATGTTGTGTTGCAATCGGAAAATGGCTTACTTGGCATTGGACCTTATCCAACAAAAGAAGAGGTCGACCCAGATTTAATTAATGCAGGAAAGGAAACGGTAACAGCTATCAAAGGGGCGAGTTACTTTAACAATGCAGAGTCGTTTGCGATGATCCGGGGTGGACATATTGATTTAGCGATTTTAGGTGGAATGGAAGTATCCGAACAAGGGAATTTAGCCAATTGGATGATTCCAGGCAAGATGATAAAGGGAATGGGCGGAGCGATGGACTTAGTTCATGGTGCAAAACGAATTGTAATTATTATGGAGCATGTCAATAAAAAAGGTGACTCGAAAATTTTAAAGGAATGTTCGTTGCCTTTAACAGGACAAAATGTCGTAAATCGGATCATTACTGACCGAGCTGTTATCGATGTTACATCAAACGGATTAAAGTTAATGGAAGTTGCACAAGGTTTTCAAATTGAAGATATTATTCAAGCAACAGAAGCGCCATTGCAAATTGATGACAATGTAAAGCTAGAAGCATTTTAA
- a CDS encoding CoA transferase subunit A, whose amino-acid sequence MKTIYTSFEEAVSEIKSGMTIMVGGFGLVGIPENLIQALCKTNVKDLTVISNNCGVDDWGLGLLLKNKQIKKMISSYVGENKEFERQVLQGELEVELVPQGSLAEKIRAGGAGIPAFYTPAGVGTPIAEGKEKRQFHGKEYVLEEGYKADFSLIRAWKGDKLGNLIYRKTAQNFNPMMAAAGKVTIAEVEELVEIGELNPDEIHTPSIYVQRLIVGKQQKRIERLTVKET is encoded by the coding sequence ATGAAAACCATTTATACAAGTTTTGAAGAAGCGGTAAGCGAGATTAAAAGTGGTATGACGATTATGGTTGGTGGCTTTGGCTTAGTTGGAATTCCTGAAAATCTTATTCAAGCATTATGTAAAACGAATGTAAAAGACTTGACTGTCATATCTAATAATTGTGGTGTTGATGATTGGGGACTAGGCTTATTATTAAAAAATAAACAAATAAAAAAGATGATCTCTTCTTATGTTGGCGAAAATAAAGAATTTGAACGACAAGTATTACAAGGAGAATTAGAAGTTGAATTAGTTCCACAAGGGTCATTAGCCGAAAAAATTCGTGCTGGTGGAGCAGGAATTCCCGCTTTTTATACGCCTGCTGGTGTTGGAACTCCGATTGCAGAAGGAAAAGAAAAAAGACAATTTCACGGCAAAGAGTATGTTTTAGAAGAAGGATATAAAGCGGATTTTAGTTTAATTCGGGCATGGAAAGGCGATAAACTAGGAAACTTGATTTATCGTAAAACGGCACAAAATTTTAATCCAATGATGGCAGCTGCAGGAAAAGTCACGATTGCTGAAGTCGAAGAGCTTGTTGAAATCGGAGAACTTAATCCAGATGAAATTCATACGCCAAGTATATATGTTCAACGGTTAATTGTTGGAAAACAACAAAAACGGATCGAAAGACTTACCGTAAAAGAAACATAA
- a CDS encoding acetyl-CoA C-acetyltransferase, whose amino-acid sequence MIETDVVIVSAVRTPIGNFGGMLKSVSAVQLGTIVIKEVLNRAGVLPEEVDEVIMGNVLQAGLGQNPARQAALLANLPETVPALTINKVCGSGLKAVHLAAQAIVTGDADVVVAGGMENMSQAPYVSMGARDGFRMGHQTIIDSMVHDGLWCATNDYHMGITAENICNQYSLTREEQDEFAAWSQNKAANAVAEGKFKDEIVSVDIPQKKGDLIRFESDEYIKAGTTTEKLAKLRSAFKKEGTVTAGNASGINDGAAAVLVMSRKKAEQLGVTPLATIKANASAAINPSVMGLGPVPATKKALEKAGVKLDELDLIEANEAFAAQAIAVAKELQFSKEILNVNGGAIALGHPIGASGARILVTLVHELKRRQQRLGLATLCIGGGQGVATIIEREE is encoded by the coding sequence ATGATTGAAACAGACGTTGTTATTGTCAGTGCTGTTCGAACACCGATAGGCAATTTCGGTGGAATGTTAAAGTCAGTTTCAGCGGTTCAACTAGGAACTATTGTCATAAAAGAAGTACTGAATAGAGCGGGAGTATTACCAGAAGAGGTTGATGAAGTCATAATGGGAAATGTTCTGCAAGCTGGGCTTGGACAAAATCCAGCAAGGCAAGCCGCCTTGTTAGCAAACCTGCCGGAAACAGTACCGGCACTCACGATTAATAAAGTGTGTGGGTCGGGGTTAAAAGCTGTCCATTTAGCAGCACAAGCGATCGTTACAGGAGATGCTGATGTTGTTGTAGCAGGCGGAATGGAAAATATGAGTCAAGCACCTTATGTATCAATGGGAGCTAGAGATGGATTTCGAATGGGACATCAAACGATAATAGACAGCATGGTTCATGATGGCTTATGGTGTGCAACAAATGATTATCATATGGGAATCACAGCGGAAAACATCTGTAATCAATATAGTCTTACGAGAGAAGAACAAGATGAATTTGCCGCTTGGAGTCAAAATAAAGCAGCCAATGCCGTAGCGGAAGGAAAATTTAAAGATGAAATCGTCTCGGTAGACATCCCTCAGAAAAAAGGAGACCTTATCCGTTTTGAGAGCGATGAATATATTAAAGCAGGAACGACCACAGAAAAATTAGCGAAGCTTCGGTCCGCATTTAAAAAAGAGGGGACTGTAACAGCAGGAAATGCATCAGGCATTAATGACGGCGCAGCTGCTGTGTTAGTGATGAGTCGAAAAAAAGCTGAACAACTTGGGGTCACGCCTCTCGCAACAATAAAAGCAAATGCAAGTGCTGCTATTAACCCTAGTGTGATGGGATTAGGTCCTGTTCCTGCTACAAAAAAAGCTTTGGAGAAAGCAGGGGTCAAACTTGATGAATTGGATTTAATTGAAGCAAATGAAGCTTTTGCTGCTCAAGCTATAGCCGTTGCAAAAGAGCTTCAATTTTCCAAAGAGATATTAAATGTGAATGGTGGAGCGATTGCATTAGGGCATCCGATAGGGGCAAGTGGGGCAAGAATTCTCGTCACATTAGTCCACGAATTAAAGCGACGCCAGCAACGATTAGGATTAGCGACGTTATGTATCGGTGGTGGCCAAGGTGTAGCAACCATTATTGAAAGAGAAGAATAG
- a CDS encoding LysR family transcriptional regulator: MEMKDLRYFVEVANYGSFTKAAQQTYLSQPALSKSVQKLERELNVELFERSTRKLKLTDAGDIVYKQSLHILNATNELTTLLDDLMNLPTGKIKIGIPPLIGTLFFPTIATKFGTLYPNVSLELVELGAKRIERLVEEGQVDVGIVVLPIDKKKFDIVPFIKEEFMLFVHPNHTLANESTVQLQQLADERFILFNREFTLHSFLIEQCQLAGFTPTIAYESSQWDLITELVIAQLGITLLPKLIYEKMDKEAISMIPLHSPPMWELAIITKKDTYRSYAVRKLQQFLTEHF; this comes from the coding sequence ATGGAAATGAAGGATTTGCGTTATTTTGTAGAAGTCGCCAACTACGGGAGTTTTACAAAGGCCGCTCAACAAACATATTTATCTCAACCAGCGTTAAGTAAATCTGTTCAAAAGTTAGAAAGGGAACTAAATGTTGAGTTATTTGAGCGTTCAACACGCAAATTAAAGCTAACTGATGCCGGAGACATTGTGTACAAACAAAGTCTGCATATTTTAAATGCAACAAACGAACTCACAACACTATTAGATGACTTAATGAATTTACCGACGGGGAAAATAAAAATCGGGATTCCTCCGTTAATCGGAACACTTTTTTTTCCAACGATCGCTACAAAATTTGGGACGTTATATCCGAACGTTTCTTTAGAATTAGTTGAACTAGGAGCGAAGAGAATTGAAAGATTAGTAGAAGAGGGACAGGTTGATGTTGGCATTGTCGTCTTACCGATAGATAAGAAAAAATTTGATATTGTCCCGTTTATTAAAGAGGAATTTATGTTATTTGTTCATCCAAATCACACATTGGCTAACGAATCCACTGTCCAACTACAGCAATTAGCCGATGAGAGATTCATCTTATTTAATCGAGAATTTACCTTACACTCGTTTCTTATTGAACAATGTCAACTAGCAGGGTTTACACCAACGATTGCATATGAAAGCTCTCAATGGGATTTAATTACTGAACTCGTCATCGCCCAACTCGGAATTACACTTCTTCCAAAGTTAATTTACGAGAAAATGGATAAAGAAGCGATTTCGATGATTCCGCTACACTCTCCACCGATGTGGGAATTAGCGATTATTACAAAAAAAGACACGTACAGATCGTATGCTGTTAGGAAATTGCAACAGTTTTTAACGGAGCATTTCTAG
- a CDS encoding DUF5392 family protein, which translates to MNPFKVNKALPLYTKRELEKIQKTIAPYLKKSTLFSLLSIPLLSFAFASLYSLLFGQMVNPEMTIIILVSFIGALGAAFFKESMHYNRSVFKTGFSLIRERIIKSDIASESVRKMYAEKLQKEPFNAMNIFIEFLAHEERQKRREEWSS; encoded by the coding sequence ATGAATCCATTTAAAGTAAATAAAGCATTGCCACTGTATACAAAAAGAGAATTAGAAAAAATTCAAAAGACAATTGCACCATATTTGAAAAAAAGCACGTTATTTTCGTTACTTTCGATTCCACTGCTTTCTTTCGCATTTGCCAGCTTATATTCTTTACTATTCGGACAAATGGTCAATCCAGAAATGACAATAATTATACTTGTTTCTTTCATTGGTGCACTAGGGGCAGCATTTTTTAAAGAGTCGATGCACTATAATCGAAGTGTTTTTAAAACAGGGTTTTCGTTAATAAGGGAACGTATTATAAAAAGTGACATTGCCTCAGAATCTGTCAGAAAAATGTATGCCGAGAAGCTCCAAAAAGAACCCTTTAATGCGATGAATATTTTTATTGAATTTTTAGCACATGAAGAAAGACAAAAAAGACGAGAAGAATGGTCAAGTTAA
- a CDS encoding GTP pyrophosphokinase family protein translates to MKQVKTELTRFMMLYKFALDEMNTKIDILKQEFQYIHEYNPIEHVKSRVKSPESILKKVYKKGYELSLSSIKENVKDIAGIRITCSFISDIYELSEMLQNQQDITVIEVKDYIKKPKPNGYQSLHVVLQIPIFMSDRVEHVYVELQIRTIAMDFWASLEHKIYYKYNKTVPTHLVEELQKAALSAAELDETMESIHKEMNTVKEEHKEELNINELAINNEKFQLPYELLHSFLKK, encoded by the coding sequence ATGAAACAAGTAAAAACAGAATTAACACGCTTTATGATGTTGTATAAATTTGCACTTGATGAAATGAATACGAAGATTGATATATTAAAACAAGAATTCCAATATATTCATGAATACAATCCGATTGAACATGTGAAATCTAGGGTAAAGTCACCTGAGAGTATTTTAAAAAAAGTGTATAAAAAAGGATATGAACTTTCGCTTTCATCGATTAAAGAAAATGTTAAAGATATTGCGGGAATTCGGATTACATGCTCTTTTATTTCTGATATATATGAATTGAGTGAGATGCTTCAAAATCAACAAGATATTACAGTCATTGAAGTGAAAGATTATATAAAAAAGCCCAAACCAAACGGCTATCAAAGCTTACATGTAGTGTTGCAAATTCCGATTTTTATGTCTGACCGTGTGGAACATGTGTATGTTGAACTTCAAATTCGCACAATCGCCATGGATTTTTGGGCGAGCTTAGAACATAAAATTTACTATAAATACAACAAAACCGTTCCAACACATTTAGTAGAGGAGCTACAAAAAGCCGCTTTATCAGCTGCTGAGCTCGATGAGACAATGGAAAGTATTCATAAAGAAATGAATACGGTGAAAGAAGAACATAAAGAAGAGTTGAACATCAATGAACTTGCTATCAATAATGAAAAATTCCAATTGCCGTATGAATTACTCCATTCTTTTTTGAAAAAGTAA
- a CDS encoding spore photoproduct lyase family protein, producing MKRVVEVNYTTPSRILTATGGFLSGYSHSLNPYTGCSFACSYCYVRKSPVGLFRRQEWGTWVDIKQSSQEKLKREIANVKKKGKEVTIFMSSSTDPYQPIDYKEKRTRHILEAMVETPPDFLFIQTRSSLVTRDIDVITKLGDKVRVSMTVETDCDSIRKRFSPYAPPIQARLKAIRKLRESNIPVQVAVSPVLPFTNQFPKMLSKLVDRIVIDDYFSGDGSHGKRTEKLNIKELYDEGERKLWYGKQTHQHAFQLFQDSFNREQILFSQEGFLPG from the coding sequence ATGAAAAGAGTAGTGGAAGTTAACTATACTACACCGTCTCGAATATTAACAGCAACGGGTGGTTTTTTAAGTGGATATAGTCATTCTTTAAACCCTTATACAGGTTGCTCCTTTGCTTGTTCGTATTGCTATGTGAGGAAAAGTCCTGTTGGTTTATTTAGAAGGCAAGAGTGGGGTACATGGGTGGATATTAAACAATCGTCTCAAGAAAAATTAAAACGGGAAATTGCAAATGTAAAAAAGAAAGGCAAAGAAGTAACGATTTTCATGTCTTCTAGTACAGACCCTTACCAACCGATTGACTATAAAGAAAAAAGAACCCGTCATATATTAGAAGCCATGGTGGAAACTCCACCAGACTTTTTATTCATTCAAACGAGAAGCTCTTTAGTCACACGTGATATAGATGTGATTACTAAGTTAGGAGATAAGGTGAGGGTGAGTATGACAGTAGAAACAGACTGTGATTCGATTCGAAAAAGGTTTAGCCCGTATGCCCCTCCCATCCAAGCGCGATTAAAAGCGATTCGGAAGTTACGAGAAAGCAATATTCCTGTACAGGTCGCCGTATCACCGGTTTTACCGTTCACAAATCAATTTCCGAAAATGCTATCAAAGCTAGTGGACCGAATCGTAATTGACGATTATTTTTCCGGAGATGGAAGTCATGGCAAAAGAACGGAAAAGCTAAATATAAAAGAATTGTATGATGAAGGAGAAAGAAAACTGTGGTATGGAAAACAAACACATCAACATGCTTTTCAGCTTTTTCAAGATTCGTTTAACCGAGAACAAATCCTGTTTAGTCAAGAGGGGTTCTTACCCGGTTAA
- a CDS encoding HAMP domain-containing sensor histidine kinase → MFQRSLYIRFISVFIGVVLFSILLSYVISSLFFHSEVIFEEEVSSITKGMATLVELAEPETIQEFAETIQTYFFDMIIVDEAGVSVIDDAPEFYLSEEAVQQVFLGKEAPVILPFGSRQETRMVGMPVEIGNEHYALFIHIDYEEQMDAIKEIMIRALLIVLAFGSFMILLASRHLINPIKKLTNAAREMAKGNFSIRLKSKDKDEIGELITSFNHMATEVEKIDKMREDFVSSVSHEIQSPLTSIRGFTKALRDGVIPQENQREYFDIIYKETDRLSRLSDNLLRLSSLESDQHPFHPERYRVDEQIRRIVLATEPQWEQKQLTISLDLHSTWINADEDLFEQVWLNLLNNAIKYSPEKGTISIEVKQEDDYVIVSIQDDGKGIPSEAFPRLFERFYKVDRARTNQMPGNGLGLSIVKKIIDLHQSYIEVESEVGKGSTFTVYISHEE, encoded by the coding sequence GTGTTTCAGCGTAGTTTGTATATCCGTTTTATTAGTGTATTTATTGGTGTTGTCCTTTTTAGTATTCTTCTATCGTATGTCATCTCTTCTTTGTTTTTTCATAGTGAAGTGATTTTTGAAGAAGAAGTGTCAAGTATTACAAAGGGGATGGCTACACTTGTGGAGCTTGCAGAGCCAGAAACGATTCAGGAATTTGCAGAAACAATCCAAACTTATTTTTTCGATATGATTATTGTGGATGAGGCGGGTGTTTCGGTAATTGATGACGCACCAGAGTTTTACTTGTCAGAGGAGGCAGTCCAGCAAGTGTTTCTAGGAAAGGAGGCTCCTGTCATTTTGCCATTTGGTAGTCGCCAAGAAACGCGAATGGTAGGGATGCCGGTTGAAATCGGAAACGAACACTATGCTTTATTTATTCATATTGATTATGAGGAACAAATGGATGCAATTAAAGAAATTATGATAAGAGCGCTCCTTATTGTGTTGGCATTCGGAAGTTTCATGATTTTATTAGCGTCACGACATTTAATAAATCCAATAAAGAAATTAACCAATGCAGCAAGAGAGATGGCAAAGGGTAATTTTTCCATTCGATTAAAAAGTAAAGACAAAGATGAAATTGGTGAACTTATTACGAGTTTTAACCATATGGCGACAGAAGTTGAGAAAATTGATAAAATGCGTGAAGACTTTGTAAGTAGTGTTTCTCATGAAATTCAATCACCACTGACTTCCATTCGAGGATTTACAAAAGCATTACGAGATGGTGTCATTCCTCAAGAAAATCAGCGAGAATATTTCGATATCATTTATAAAGAGACAGACAGACTTTCTCGATTAAGTGATAATTTATTAAGGTTATCTTCACTTGAGTCAGACCAGCATCCCTTTCATCCAGAACGGTATAGAGTCGATGAACAAATAAGAAGAATCGTTCTAGCAACTGAACCACAATGGGAACAAAAACAACTAACGATTTCTTTAGATTTACATTCAACTTGGATTAACGCTGATGAAGATTTGTTTGAACAAGTTTGGCTTAATCTTTTGAACAATGCCATTAAATATTCACCTGAAAAAGGAACGATTTCAATTGAAGTGAAGCAAGAAGACGATTATGTGATCGTCAGCATTCAAGATGATGGAAAAGGCATACCTAGTGAAGCATTTCCACGGTTGTTTGAACGATTTTATAAAGTAGACCGAGCGAGAACGAATCAAATGCCAGGGAATGGTCTTGGCTTATCCATTGTCAAAAAAATTATTGACCTTCATCAAAGTTATATTGAAGTGGAAAGTGAAGTTGGTAAAGGATCGACATTTACGGTTTATATATCACATGAGGAATAG
- a CDS encoding response regulator transcription factor has translation MNTILVVDDDAHIRKLMRLYLEDSQFTVIEAADGKEALDILSRVTVQLAIVDVMMPHVDGIELTEDIRSFLDIPILMVTAKGESQDKVRGFQAGTDDYVVKPFDPVELILRVKALLKRYNVSSEKTVTIGSATIDIDQLIVTSNALTISLKKKECELLFMLASSPGVIFTRSQLIEKIWGYDYEGDERTVDVHIKRLREQLIPITDIVISTVRGLGYRMEVV, from the coding sequence ATGAACACGATTTTAGTTGTTGATGATGATGCACATATTCGAAAATTAATGAGGTTATATCTAGAGGATAGCCAATTTACTGTGATTGAAGCTGCCGACGGGAAAGAAGCGCTAGATATTCTTTCTCGGGTCACCGTTCAACTCGCTATAGTCGATGTCATGATGCCACATGTCGACGGAATTGAGTTAACAGAAGATATTCGTTCTTTTTTAGATATTCCGATTTTAATGGTAACAGCAAAAGGAGAATCTCAAGATAAAGTAAGAGGGTTTCAAGCAGGTACGGATGATTATGTCGTGAAGCCATTTGACCCGGTCGAACTAATTTTGCGAGTAAAAGCATTGTTAAAACGGTATAATGTTTCATCTGAAAAAACAGTAACAATCGGCTCTGCTACGATTGATATTGACCAACTTATTGTCACTTCAAATGCATTAACGATTTCGTTAAAGAAAAAAGAGTGTGAATTATTGTTTATGTTAGCAAGTTCACCAGGAGTTATTTTTACACGCTCCCAATTGATTGAAAAAATATGGGGATATGATTATGAAGGGGATGAAAGAACAGTGGATGTCCACATTAAACGACTTCGCGAACAACTGATTCCGATTACTGATATCGTCATATCGACGGTAAGAGGGCTTGGATATCGCATGGAGGTCGTGTAG
- a CDS encoding cation:proton antiporter, with amino-acid sequence MEFPELLSAGLILLLLFFVGFLGVKIKIPNVIIFIITGIVISGMFTDTHLLHFAGEIGIVLLFFMLGMEFPIKQLLTVAKKVVKAGVLDVVLCFGVTIGICLLAGLDLVASLIIGGVLYATSSSITAKMLESSKRLANPESEFMLGLLIFEDLVAPVLVAVLVGVTAGATLTYSSMSLLIVKVMLLVAGAVLLGHFLFSKLGPFFDRYMNEDIFLLFVIGLALAYGGVALYLDLSEVLGAFLAGIMLAEVKRTHELEELVVRSRDLLMPLFFLYFGTTITLHEGVPMVGLLLLLLVWSIIAKIIVGYLGGQWYGLSKRVSLRAGLSLTQRGEFSIIIAALAVGTIQAFSSIFILLSALIGVALFQLAPSISKKIYGRKKLRMKEVY; translated from the coding sequence ATGGAATTTCCTGAATTGCTAAGTGCTGGCTTAATTCTACTATTATTGTTCTTCGTTGGTTTTCTTGGTGTGAAAATCAAAATTCCAAATGTTATTATTTTTATTATTACCGGAATTGTGATTAGCGGAATGTTTACTGATACACATTTGCTTCATTTTGCAGGGGAAATTGGAATTGTCTTGTTGTTTTTTATGTTAGGTATGGAATTTCCGATTAAGCAGTTGCTTACTGTTGCAAAAAAAGTAGTAAAAGCAGGGGTACTTGATGTTGTATTATGTTTTGGTGTGACGATTGGAATATGTTTACTTGCTGGTCTTGACCTTGTTGCATCCTTAATTATCGGTGGTGTATTATATGCAACAAGCTCATCAATAACGGCTAAAATGCTTGAAAGCTCAAAGCGATTAGCCAACCCAGAATCAGAATTCATGTTAGGATTATTAATATTTGAAGACCTAGTAGCTCCCGTTTTAGTTGCGGTGTTAGTCGGTGTTACGGCCGGGGCAACGCTAACATACTCGTCGATGTCATTGTTGATTGTTAAAGTCATGTTACTAGTTGCGGGTGCTGTTTTGTTAGGACATTTTCTTTTTAGTAAGCTTGGCCCGTTCTTTGACCGCTATATGAATGAAGATATTTTCTTATTATTTGTCATTGGACTTGCACTAGCGTATGGTGGAGTCGCTCTTTATCTAGATTTATCTGAAGTATTAGGAGCATTTTTAGCAGGAATTATGTTGGCGGAAGTGAAACGAACTCATGAGTTAGAAGAGCTTGTTGTCCGTTCAAGAGATTTGCTGATGCCATTATTTTTCTTATATTTTGGAACGACGATTACGTTACATGAGGGAGTTCCTATGGTCGGTCTATTGCTCTTATTACTTGTTTGGTCGATCATTGCTAAAATCATCGTCGGGTATTTAGGAGGACAATGGTATGGGCTATCCAAAAGAGTATCGCTTCGAGCAGGACTGTCCTTAACGCAACGTGGGGAGTTTTCCATCATTATTGCAGCATTAGCAGTGGGGACGATTCAAGCGTTCAGTAGTATATTCATTCTATTATCTGCTTTAATCGGTGTTGCCTTATTTCAACTTGCCCCTTCGATTTCCAAAAAAATATATGGTCGAAAAAAGCTACGGATGAAAGAGGTATACTAA
- a CDS encoding TrkA C-terminal domain-containing protein, with translation MKMNMSELPGVGKKISFINAENQLMAVVFHHTGKRELYFFEDAADDEASFTYRLTSDDTKQLATQLLGATFSPLEHETIEKIKMARKQIVVEWIELAKQSSIVGSHISILKEKMPVGAKVIGIFRDEDFLVDDEFDYLLEANDTIMVVGKKEAVAQFEQLCEGKSN, from the coding sequence ATGAAAATGAATATGAGTGAACTACCAGGAGTCGGAAAAAAAATCTCGTTTATAAATGCAGAAAATCAACTGATGGCTGTTGTTTTCCATCATACGGGCAAAAGGGAGCTTTATTTTTTTGAAGATGCTGCTGATGATGAAGCTAGCTTTACGTATCGATTAACATCTGATGACACGAAGCAATTAGCAACGCAATTACTAGGAGCTACGTTTAGTCCATTGGAACATGAAACAATTGAAAAAATAAAAATGGCGAGGAAACAAATTGTTGTAGAATGGATCGAGTTAGCAAAACAATCATCTATCGTTGGTTCACATATCTCAATACTAAAAGAAAAAATGCCGGTAGGAGCCAAGGTAATTGGTATTTTTCGAGATGAAGATTTTCTAGTCGATGATGAGTTTGATTATTTACTTGAAGCAAATGATACGATTATGGTTGTTGGAAAAAAAGAAGCAGTGGCACAATTTGAGCAACTTTGTGAAGGGAAGAGTAACTAA
- a CDS encoding DUF4190 domain-containing protein, which produces MVSQTKTNSQAVISLTMGVLSILIPFLGLVLGFFGIVASRKAVKQMEKTSEDGKGLATSGLICSTIGIVIQLFGVLGLITFYSASQTMIG; this is translated from the coding sequence ATGGTTAGTCAAACGAAAACAAATAGTCAGGCTGTTATTTCTTTAACTATGGGTGTTCTTTCAATACTTATACCATTTTTGGGTCTAGTTCTTGGTTTTTTCGGGATAGTGGCATCAAGAAAAGCAGTAAAACAAATGGAAAAGACAAGTGAAGATGGAAAAGGTTTAGCAACGTCAGGTTTAATTTGTAGCACGATCGGAATAGTAATTCAACTTTTCGGAGTGTTAGGACTTATTACTTTTTACTCTGCATCGCAAACTATGATTGGATAA
- the kynA gene encoding tryptophan 2,3-dioxygenase — translation MKRPTDNEKQIETNFSEKMTYGDYLQLDTLLSSQNRLSDHHDEMLFIIIHQVSELWMKLTLHELEAAKKEIMDGNYDVSFKKMARVSQIQSQIIKAWDVLSTLTPAEYLEFRDKLGSSSGFQSFQYRLIEFALGNKTDYILKIYEKDKELSQKLTKAYHEPSIYDVSIAALHRAGFTIPHEVLNRDVTQPYEENEAVKEAWKTVYQQTDKYWDLYQLAEKLVDIEDSLQQWRFRHMKTVERIIGFKIGTGGSSGVNYLKQVLDQQFFPELWNLRTEL, via the coding sequence ATGAAACGACCTACAGATAATGAGAAACAGATTGAAACCAATTTTTCTGAAAAAATGACGTACGGGGATTATTTACAGTTAGATACGCTGCTCTCTAGTCAAAATCGACTATCAGATCACCATGATGAAATGTTATTTATCATCATTCATCAAGTGAGCGAGCTATGGATGAAATTAACTTTACACGAATTAGAAGCAGCCAAAAAAGAAATTATGGACGGTAATTATGACGTTAGCTTTAAAAAAATGGCGCGTGTCTCGCAAATTCAATCTCAAATTATAAAAGCATGGGACGTATTATCGACATTAACTCCTGCAGAATATCTTGAGTTTCGAGATAAACTCGGGAGCTCATCAGGTTTTCAATCGTTTCAGTATCGTTTAATTGAATTTGCGCTTGGAAACAAAACGGATTATATTTTAAAAATTTATGAAAAAGACAAAGAACTGTCACAAAAACTAACAAAGGCATACCATGAGCCAAGCATTTATGATGTGTCGATTGCAGCACTACACCGGGCCGGATTTACGATCCCTCATGAGGTGTTGAATCGGGATGTTACACAGCCTTATGAAGAAAATGAAGCGGTAAAAGAAGCATGGAAAACAGTGTATCAGCAAACAGATAAATATTGGGATTTATATCAACTTGCAGAAAAGCTCGTTGATATAGAAGATAGTTTACAGCAATGGCGATTCCGTCATATGAAAACAGTAGAAAGAATAATCGGATTTAAAATTGGCACGGGTGGGTCATCAGGTGTGAATTATTTAAAACAAGTGTTAGACCAACAATTTTTTCCGGAACTATGGAATTTACGAACGGAGTTATAA